A genome region from Anastrepha obliqua isolate idAnaObli1 chromosome 4, idAnaObli1_1.0, whole genome shotgun sequence includes the following:
- the LOC129245482 gene encoding aspartate--tRNA ligase, cytoplasmic gives MVADKENVATASGAVEGDTTSKKAAKKQAKEALKAAKKAEQKAANLANNEEAGDAVDVSADRYGSAGLIQSKEKFEERKFVRVNELSQHVSKDELVWVRGRVHTSRSKGKQCFLVLRQQSSTVQCILAVGDRISKQMVKFAGNVNREGIIDVQAKVVSVPNKIESCTEQTIELCIEQLFVVSQAKPQLPLQIEDASRPDNPDEPEGLNIRVNQDTRLDNRVLDLRTPANQAIFRLEAGVCRLFRDILTTKGFTEIHTPKIISAASEGGANVFTVSYFKDSAYLAQSPQLYKQMAIAADFDKVYTVGAVFRAEDSNTHRHLTEFVGLDLEMAFKYHYHEVLYTIANTFTEIFKGLRDNYSAEIAAVNQQYKVEPFKFLEPPLILEFAEGVRMLREAGVETGDEEDLSTPNEKFLGRLVKAKYDTDVYVLDKFPLAVRPFYTMPDPNNPTYSNSYDMFMRGEEILSGAQRIHDPDFLIERAKHHGIDITTIASYVESFRFGCPPHAGGGIGMERVVMLYLGLDNIRKTSMFPRDPKRLTP, from the exons ATGGTAGCTGATAAGGAGAATGTAGCGACCGCTAGCGGCGCAGTTGAAGGCGATACGACTTCGAAGAAGGCAGCAAAGAAGCAAGCGAAGGAGGCATTAAAAGCTGCAAAG AAAGCTGAGCAAAAAGCCGCAAATTTGGCTAACAACGAAGAAGCTGGCGATGCAGTTGATGTCTCAGCTGATCGATATGGTTCCGCAGGGCTTATccaatcaaaagaaaaatttgaggAACGCAAATTTGTGCGCGTTAACGAGTTGAGTCAGCATGTAAGTAAGGATGAACTGGTGTGGGTTCGTGGACGTGTGCACACATCGCGCTCGAAAGGCAAACAATGTTTCTTAGTTCTACGTCAGCAGAGCAGTACGGTGCAATGCATTTTGGCTGTAGGTGATCGtatttccaagcaaatggtgAAATTTGCTGGCAA CGTGAACAGAGAAGGCATAATTGATGTCCAAGCTAAAGTTGTTTCAGTTCCCAATAAGATTGAGTCATGTACCGAACAAACAATTGAATTGTGTATCGAACAACTCTTCGTAGTGTCGCAGGCCAAACCGCAACTACCGTTACAAATTGAAGATGCTTCCCGCCCCGATAACCCTGAT gAGCCAGAAGGCTTAAATATTCGTGTAAACCAAGATACACGTTTGGACAATCGCGTGTTGGATTTACGTACACCTGCAAATCAAGCTATTTTCCGTTTGGAAGCTGGAGTATGTCGTTTATTCCGTGATATTTTGACGACTAAGGGCTTCACGGAAATACATACACCGAAAATTATTTCTGCCGCCAGTGAAGGTGGCGCGAACGTGTTCACTGTCAGCTACTTCAAAG ACTCCGCATACTTGGCCCAATCGCCCCAGTTATATAAACAGATGGCTATTGCTGCTGACTTCGATAAAGTTTACACAGTAGGGGCAGTATTTCGTGCAGAAGACTCCAATACACATCGCCATTTGACTGAGTTTGTTGGACTCGATTTGGAGATGGCTTTCAAATACCACTACCACGAAGTGCTGTATACCATTGCCAATACATTCACGGAAATCTTTAAAGGTCTACGCGACAATTACAGTGCCGAAATTGCGGCAGTAAACCAACAATATAAAGTGGAACCATTTAAGTTCCTCGAACCGCCACTAATTTTGGAATTCGCGGAAGGTGTGAGAATGTTGCGAGAAGCTGGTGTAGAAACGGGCGATGAGGAAGATTTGTCGACacccaatgaaaagtttttggGTAGACTTGTAAAAGCCAAATACGATACTGACGTTTACGTTTTGGACAAATTTCCCCTTGCGGTACGTCCTTTCTATACAATGCCCGATCCAAACAATCCGACTTATTCCAACTCATATGATATGTTCATGCGCGGCGAGGAAATTCTTTCTGGTGCTCAACGTATACACGATCCCGATTTTCTAATTGAACGCGCAAAACATCACGGCATCG ATATAACAACGATTGCTTCGTATGTTGAATCGTTCCGTTTCGGCTGTCCACCTCATGCAGGTGGTGGCATCGGCATGGAGCGTGTTGTCATGCTTTACCTTGGACTTGATAATATACGTAAGACTTCAATGTTCCCACGTGACCCTAAGAGATTAACGCCATAA